AGGCTTCCCTTGAAGAGCTTCAACCTCACCTCACCGCAAACGTATTCGTTCATGGTCTCTATGAGCTTCTGGAGGCTCTCCCTGAGAGGCTCCCCCCAGAGGCCCTCGTAAACGAGGTTGGTCCACTCCCTATCGGCTAGTGACTTGAACTGAAGCTCCCTCCTCGTTAACACGGCCTTCTCCAGGTCCCTGTGTGCCTTCACTATCGTGACAGCAGCGGGGGCCTCGTAGACCTCCCTGCTCTTGAAACCGACGATCCTGCTCTCCATATGGTCTATCCTCCCGATCCCGTGCCTCCCAGCGATCGAGTTCAGCCTCAATATCAGCTCACTCAATCTCATCCTCTCCCCGTTCAGGGCTACGGGGATCCCCCTATCGAACTCCAGAGTCACGTACTCGGGCTCATCGGGAGCTCTCTCAGGCGGAACGGTCCACTCGAATGCGTCCTCAGGTGGCTCGCTCCACGGATCCTCAAGGGGTCCGCTCTCGATACTCCTCCCCCATATGTTCGAGTCTATGGAGTACTTCCTATGACTCTCCGGAACTCTCAAGCCTTTAGACTTAGCATACTCGAGCTCCTGATGCCTAGTCGTCCTCCATATCCTAGTTGGAGCTATTACCTTGAGTCTTGGGTTGAGCGACCTCACTGTGATGTCGAATCTGACTTGATCGTTTCCCTTGGAGGTGCAGCCATGTGCTACAGCATCAGCACCCTCCTTCTCCGCTATCTCGACTAGCTTAGAAGCTATCAGGGGCCTCGAGAGTGAGCTCGACACGGGGTACTCGTCCTCGTACATGGCGTTAGCCAGTATCGCTGGAGCCACGTAAAACTGAGCGAACTCGTCAACTAAGTCCAAGCTGTAGTGCTTGACAGCTCCGGCCTCATAAGCCCTCTTCTCTATCTCCTCTAGCTCAGCTCCCTGTCCTAGCTCAGCTGTGAAGGTTATAACATCAGCTCCGTTCTCGGAGAACCACCTTATAGCTACTGTGGTATCGAGACCACCTGAATAGGCTAAAACAACCTTGGAAACGCTCTCACTTAAAGGAGGCATCTCCGGTAACTCACGGTATCACCTAATGCTGCTTGAAAAATGGGTATTTAAAAAGGTTTCGTTCAGGGAGCGTGGACACCCGGTACCCTGGGGAAGGGCCTCACGAAGAGCACGTGAGGGGCATCGCATATGTACTTGAGTAACCTCTCGAGCCCTATTCCGAATCCGGCTGAAGGTTTGCCGAACTTCCCCATGAGGTCGATGAACCAAGCGTACTTCTCCGGATCCTCGCCCGTTTCGAGGATCCTCCTCCTTATCCTCTCAGCTTCGTACTCCCTAGCGCCTCCGGAAGCGATCTCCCCATGCCCTTCAGGGACTAGGAGGTCGAAGTCCATCAGGATGCCCCTCTTATCCGGGTACTCCCTGTCGTAGAAGCCCCTGGAGGACTTCGGGTAATCGTAAATGAAGAAGGGGGCCTTGAACATCCTAGAGAGGAACCACTCCCACTCCCAAGGGATTTCCCCCTCCACGCTCAACCTCCTCTCCGGCCTATCAACTCCGAACCTCTTCCTGAGAGTGCTGAGGACCTTCTCATCCTTGGAGTACTCGATACAAAGATCAATAGCTTCCTTATGCGTTATCCTCTCTATGGGTATCCTCAAATCAGGTAAAGCTCGTCTTTCAGATCCGAAGAAATCCCATATTCTCCTCAAAGAACTCTCAAATGACTTTAAGTCGTCAAAAACCCTCTTCAAAATCCTCTCAGCTAAAGACATCGCTTCAAAGTGATCAGCGTCCCTCATCTCTAGGTCCACTTGGACGAACTCGGCTAAGTGCCTCCCCGTGTGCATCGCCTCAGGCGGCTCCCCTCTGACGTTGGGATAGAAGAAGTAGATCTTACCCCCGTCAGTCAGGGAGGCCAGTATTTGCTTGTACATTATCCCGCTCGTGGTGATCTTGTACTCCCTCCCGTAGTAATCGAATGAGAACTGCATCGCACCCCTTATGCCCGGATCCGTGGAAGGGGCTATCATTATTGGGTCGAACTCTAGGAACCCCTCCCCATCCAGGAAGTCCCTTATGGACCTAGCTACTCTCTGCCTCAGTCCGTATATCTCCTGAATCACCGGGTGGCTTATCAACTCGCATACCCTCTCAGGGTCCGTCACTATAGTGCTCTCGCTCAGCATGAATGGATGGAACGCTAAGGGAATAAAAGCTTATCTGTCATAATGACATTATATTCGGTAAAATTCAGATATTTTACCCAGAGAATAGATATTTTATAGTGAAAATTCTATAAAATCCATAGTTATATAGTCATAATGCCCTTAAATATTTCAGATAGTGGTCGGAGCGTCCTCGACGAGCTCGCTCACATCAGGGCTCTCCCCGGGGCTTTCCTTCCTCCCTCCCCTGATCAACTCCCATAGGGACCTCAGTATGCTGGGGAGAGCTCTCCTCACCAAGGACCCTCTGAACTTGGACAGGTCCCTGAGGAGGTAACTCGGCCTGAGGTAGAAGGTGAGGTAGGCCCTGGTGAGCATGCTCTGGATCTGGTTCGCTGTGAGGTAAAGACCCCTCATCACGACGTTCACCGTCGTGTAAAGTCTCCAATTCAGAGTAGTTAGGAGTTTATTCTTGATCGCGAAGTCCCACAACTTAGTCCCCGGGTATGGGGTAGCCACCGTGAACTGGGCGTAGTCCACGTTAAGCTCCTTAGCGAAGCCTATCGTCCTCTTCACATCCTCCTCCGTCTCTATCGGAAACCCTATCACGAATGAGCCCAGAGCCTTCAGTCCGCAAGTAGCTGCTGTCTTGACGGCATCGATAGCTTGACTCAACCTTATCCCCTTCCCTATGAAATCGAGCACCTTCTGAGTCCCTGACTCTATCCCGAAGTAGACTGCGTGAGCCCCAGCTGCCCTCATGGCTCCCGCTATATCCTTATCGAAGGTGTTCACCCTCGATGAAGCGCTCCAGCTCAAATCGATGCCCTCCCTCACGATCCTCTCGCATATCTCACGAGCCCTCCTTCTGTTCAGTGTGAACGTATCGTCTAAGAACTCTATTTCCCTTATCCCAAAATCCTCCCTCAGGATCCTCAGCTCCTCCATCACCCTATCGACGCTGTGGGCCCTCCATAGCTTCCCGAACTGAAGGGAGGAGGAGCAGAAGATGCAGTTGAAGGGGCACCCTCTCGATGTCATCATGACACCGTACCTCAGCTTTCCAATCCTGTAGAGGTCCCAATCTATCAAATCGTATGCAGGCATTGGAAGGGCGTCCAGATCTCTCACTAACTGCCTTGGAGGGTTATGCCTTATGCCTCCCGACGGCTCCCTGTACGAGATCCCCCTCACCCCCTTGAGTGAGTTGAGATCGAAATCACTCCTCTCAAGGACCCTCAGGGACTCCCTAAATGACTCTTCCCCCTCCCCTCTGATCACGATGTCTATAAATGGGCAGCTTCTGAGCGTATAAGACGGTAAGAAAGTTGCATGAGGTCCTCCTATCATCACAACAGCGTTCTCATTCAGTTCCTTCGAGATCCTCGCCACCTCATAAGCATCGTATATCGCTGGGGTGGTTGACGATACCCCGACCACATCGGGGTCGAATCCCCTCAAGAGGGATCTCGCGGAATCCGTGTCGGAGTTGAGGGAGGGGAAGTCGAAGATAGCGACGTCATGGCCCTCCTCCCTAGCGATGGAGGCTAGGTAAGCTAAGCCCAAGGGGATCCCATTGATCCCTAGCACGTCCTTTATGGAGGAGCGTGCTGGGGGAACGACTAAGGCCACTCTCATCGCTCCTTTTACCCCAATCTCCTATAAAAAGCTTGGTGGATTTTTCCCATCGTGTTTCAAGAGCAAAAGCTTTTGTAGCGAGAGCGACTCCTTACTCCTATGGGAGCGTTGGATGAGGTTGAGGAGATCCTAGAGGAAGAGGATGTAGATTACAGGAGAGTTGAGAACGCGGTAATAACTTCCTTTAGGGAAGGGGAGGTCTCCTATACATTAATAGTGCTCTCGGATGGTGATATGACGGTCATAGTAGGAAAGATGGACCCTCCTTTCATACCAACTGAGGAGATGGCTCGTAGGCTCTTAGAGGAAAACTTCAGGATGAACTTCGCCTCCTACCAGTTGGGAGAGGATAACGAGGTCGTCGTGACATCCTTCCTAAAAACTAGATGCATAAAGGAGTCTTTTATTAGGAATTTCTACGCCGTGCTATCCTTCCTCAGGAAGCTAGGTGAGGATCATGCTTCTTGATGAGGCTAAATCGCTTCTCAGCGAGGCCGGTATCAGTACGGCTGAGCATGGAGGTGCGCTCATCCTCATATTGGAGGAGAAAGGGAAGGAGGTAGCTGTATACATAATGGCCGAGGAGGAAAGGGGAATACTCTACATACTGGCTTCCGCTAACCCTCCGATGAGACTTAACGGGAGGGCCCTCGACCTCCTCAAAGCCTCGTGGGAGGTGGTGGATAGGGGAGTCCCCTGTAAGGTATGCCTCAATGAGGACATAGTCGTGGTAGAGCACGACGTGGATCCCTGTCACCTCACTAAGGACTCGCTGCTTGAGGGCATATACTTCGCCGCTGAGAGCATGCTCTACCTGATGGGGAAGCTGGGTAGCGAGGACGCTGAGGGCTAAGATGGGGCGTGAGGAGGGCTTTGGAGTAGGCGCTCCTCCCCCGATGGGGGAGGAGCTTGCAGTAGCTTAACGGGAGCCGGGGGTTGCTGATGGAGGAGTTCATTGAAGCTGCTTTAGCGGGTTTATCCCAATCCAGCAAGAGGAAGTACAGAGTGGTATTCTCTTCCTTCCTCAACATGGTGCCCTTGAGTGAGGCCAAGCCCATTCACGTCAGGATATGGGCCTCAAGAAGGGAATCAACCGTATCTAGGAAGACGCTGAAGCAACAGCTTTACATGCTCTCTAGGCTCTTCAAGGTAGCTGGTAGGAAGGATCTCAGTGACGAAGCTAGGTCACTAGCTAAGGAGATAAGGTCCCCCGCCCCACCACCGAAGGTAGACGAGTCCCTAATCAGGACCTACAGCGAGATAGACGATATCGTCGCGAAGGCCAGGCCCTTGGTGAGAGCGGCTATAATGATGTTAGCGGAGACTGGGATGAGGGTAGGGGAGCTCGTATCGCTTAGATGGGACGACCTGGACCTCAGCGGTAGGAGGGCTATCGTGAAGGGTAAGGGGGATAAGAGCAGGTACGTTTACTTCACGGAGAGGACTGAGAGGTTCCTGAGGGAGCTGGAGAGGAGGGATGAGAGGGTGTTCCCGGTGAGCGATAGGACCGTGAGGAGGTGGGTGACCCATCTCCTCAGGACACATCCGCATGCCGTTAGGCACGCTTTCGCTGTCTGGTTCCTATCCAGAGGAGGTAGTCCTAGGGTCCTTCAGCACATCCTAGGCCACAGTAACCTCAGGACCACTGAGGTCTACTTGGACATATCTCAGAGTTTAGTGGAGAGGGAGTACAGGCTAGTCGTCCAAGGATACAATCAAAAAGCGTGATCCCACTTGAAACTAACCCTCAAACAATTTATTGAGCTGCCTAGGATTGAAGGATGATGATAGAGGTCAAGAAGTTCTACCTGCTGCTTCACCCTAGACCGGCTTACGTCGTGGGCAGTGGCAAGTGGGGGGAGAGGGTGAACTTCATGGCAGCCAGCTGGGTGAGCCCCGTCGGGGAGGAACCTCCCTCTGTAATGGTGGCTTTAGGTACTGAGACCTTGACGCTCGAGCTCATCGAGAAGTACGGTGACTTCTCAGTTAACGTGGTCCCCGTCTCATCGTTGGATAAGCTTTACTACGTCGGTAGCAGGAGCGGGAGGGAGGAGGATAAGTCCTCGGTATTTGAGGCGATCAGGGGTGAGAGGATAGGGGCTCCCGTGATCAAGGAAGCTATCGGGGTCCTGGAGTGCAAGTTGGTGAGGGAATTAGAGCTAGGGGACGTGAAGCTGATCTTAGGGGAGGTGATGTCAGCTAGAGCTGATGGTAAGTTCTTCAACGAGAGGAGCGGGTGGAACTTCAGGGAGGTCAACTTACCGCTCCACAACTGGGGAAAGGGATTCTTCCAAGTCGGAAGCTACTTGAAGGCTAAGTAACTCAATTCCTTCAGAGACAACCCCTGAGAATCCCCTCTCAGCGGATCTGTCAATCGGCCGAGAGGGGCCTGTTGACGATCGACGAGTCAGATTAATATAGCCCTACGTGAAGCCCGCTTCGGATCGAGGTTGAGGCGCATCGTCCTGATGCTAGTCTTGCTCACTATATCTCCGCTCACGCTACTAGCCATCGACTTCGAAGCTAATACTTACGAGGGCGGTACATTCAGCTTATCGGAACTCAGGGGAAAGGTTGTAGTGATAGTCGTCGCTCAGACCACTTGCCCCCACTGCAAGGAATTCTTACCTGCTCTATCGAGGGCCTGGAGATCTGATAGCGAGCTCTTGAGCGGGAAGTACGTGGTAGCTGTGGTGATGTTAGATCCGGCTCATCCGCTCTCGAACACCGGCCGAGCTGAGGATAAGAGGGCTTTCGAGGGGGCATCTCCCCCCGAGGGATGGATCCTCCTCCCGGAAGCTTGGCACGCCATAGAGGCGTTCGGTATAAAGTACACGGCGTCGGTAGTGATAGTTGACCAGAGGGGGGACCTCGTGGAGGTAGTGGATCCCCGGCGACATCCGAAGGTAGATGAGATGGTATCCTACACCATAACGAAGGTGAAGGAGGTCGGCTCCAGGACCCCCGTCCTGAAGCTGAAGCTCCAAGCACCCAGGGTAGCCGTGGTTGGCGATGCGGTGACGCTCACCGGCGAGGTCCAGCCCCCGTCTGTGGGTGTGGACATCAGCCTAACGAAGCCTAATGGGGAGGAGTTGGTCCTGAGGCCGAGGGTAGTGGGTAACGGTGAGTTCTCGCTGAGCTTCACACCGGACTCCGAGGGCACTTGGATAGTGAGGGCAAGCGCCGACTCAGAGGTAAGGGAAGCCAGGATCATGGTGATCCCGAACAAGCCTAGGGGCATCGAGAACTACGATGTGCTCTACGGGAGGAACGATGAAAGGGCTGGAAGGGTGATAAGCCAGAGAGCTAGGAAAGCTGAGTCCCTGCCTAAGGACAACGTGGTCCTACTGGGAGGTCCGAAAGCGAACAATCTAGTGATAGAGTTCAACTCGATAGCTGGTGTTTCCATGTTCCTGAGGGGTAGCGAGGCCAGGCTATTCGTGAAGTCGAAGGAGTACAACCTAACCGTTAAGTTCGGCAGGGAGGACTATGCAGTAGTTTACTGGCTGAGGTGGGAGGGGAGGTTTGTGGTAGTAGGGGAGGGATTCACTAGATTCGGTACGCTAGCCGCTTCAATGTTCATTAGGACGAATCAGTTGGAGGATCAGCTCTACTTAATCCACTGGATAGACTCTAACGGTAACGGTGATGTGGAGCTCAGCGAGATAGAGGTAATCATGAGGCTAGATAGGATCTGATCGGGGGATCCTCTTGCTCAAGAGATGCGAGATCCTCGTGCTGTAAGTCAGGACAAGATCGCTCACGAAAGTTACGTAAGAGTTAGGCCTGTACACCTTCACCTCCTTCCCTCTCGATGCGTCCTTCTCCACCCTGATCAGGCAACCGTTGATCATCTTGGGTATAACGTACCTCCACAGGTATGCCTTATCCATCCCCACCGTCAGAGCGAGCTCGGTGAGAGTGAGCCCCTCCCTCTTTCCCCTGCTCGAGAGGGACCTATACACCCTCGCTCTCTGAGGATTCGAGGGGAGATTGATCAGGTCCGAGAGCAGGGAGGCCATCTGTCTATCTGATAGATTTGGGATCCTATCTATCGCTTCCTTAACACATAGGGCTCTCAGAACTTTTATCTCAGCAGGGGAGAGTTCAGGAGTATGTAATATCTCTGATTTCGTTATAGGAGGTGCTATACCTAATGAGGAGAGGGCCCTGAAGGCTTTCATAAACTCAGAGAGGTGGTCTATCCCGCTTAAAAACTGAAGGGCTCCCACGAAAGAATGATACCTCCTCTCGAGCTCGAGTTCCTCTGATAGCTTCCTGTAGGCGGATGAGATGCAACTCCCGACTAGGAGGGGGTCAGACCACAGCGATGGGTTCGTGTAGAAGAGAGCTTTAGAGATAAGCTCCTCATCTATCGCGAATTGAGGGTTCTGGAATAAGAAGATGCTTATAGCGGAGATATCCAAAGGTATCAGCGTCTCAGTCGAAGGGTTACTCAGTACGATCTCCTTCCAAGGGAAGGTGATCTTGATTTCATCCGATGTCATCGAGAGCTCGGCTAGGCTTTCATCGGAGGGATTCTCACCTATCTTCACGCAAAACCCGAAACTGTAAATCCTTAGATCTTCCGTAAAGTGAGCTAGGAGAACCCATTCCTTACCTATCTTCCTCCCTAAGATCGAGTTCAAAGTATGTAAAGGTTCCAATTCCATTAGATCCTGAGCGGGATGGCACCTCAGGACTAGCATGCGCTTCAGAACGGTCCCGGAAACCGTGGAGGTACACCCATATAAAGTGACCCGACATTTTTTTCAATTAAATCTAGAGCAAGCAAAAATAGATCCTATCAAGGGATATGAAAAAATGTGGATAGATTCATCCTATCGGAGGACCAGGAGGAACTATAGGGCCGCTCATCCTATGTTCACCCCTCCTATCTTCACCTATCTACTCAGTATTGCCAAGTCATGGAGACTCTATCAAGCTTATTTTAATTCGTAGATGACTCTAAAAATCCTAAAATGACCTTAGGGAATCAGTAACTCCTTCTTTTGGCTGAAAAACATTTATATATCCTATAACTCTGATGATTATTGTGTCATCGCCTGGAACTGAAAAAAATGACGAGTTGACCGAGAAATTTTTGAGGGAAGTTGAGAGCATCCGATCCCTCTTAAACGAAGAGGTAATAAGGAATATCCCTAATAGAGTAGTTTTACGTGATGTTAAAACTTCCTCATGCCCTAGATCATTCATTATCGAGGATAAGGGAATCCTCGTGATTGATAGTAAGCTCAAAGATGACGAAATAGATGCGATAGTAAAGAGGGAATCCCTTATCAGGTTTTTACCTGAGACCGATTTCCCACAGATATACGACTTAGCGTGGTACTACTCTGGGAATGTGAACCTTTGGTCGAAGTGCTCATCCGAGATCAGGCTCAGGACCTTACCCATCTACAGGGCTCCACGGGATTTCCTGTTGATAGATCCGAGGAACTCGCTCTCCGTACTGAGGAGCTTCCTGAAACTCCTCCTACGGCGTTGGAGAGAGGAGGGAAGAATATGTATAAGAACTTTCTTAAAAATATTTCTAACCATTAGAGGATATCCAAATATACGCATGAGCAAAAAAGAAATTAGAACACTCAGCTCACTGCTCCGCACTCTCTTAGATGGGGGTGAGTCCAAGGTGGAGAGCCTAGCGGCGAGGAGCGGACAATCACCCGCCTCGGTATCTAGAGCGTTGAGGGATCTGATGGGCAAAGGAGTGGTAGTGGGACCTTACGTACTATACCCCCTCAATATGGGTCTATCTACTTTCATAATAGAGCTTGAGAACCCTGAAGAGGAGGAATTGAGATTCCTAGACGAATTTCCATTTACTTACTCAGCTCTCGTGACTTTGAGCGATACTTACTACGTGAACGTGCTCGTTCCTCAACACCTAGAGAGGGATTTCGGGGAGTTGAAAGGCGATGGCATGAGGATAGGCAAGAGAGTGGCTCTGAGCTTCGATATGCTACCGACCCCATTCTCAAGTCCTGAACTGGTTGTAGAGAGGATGCTTAGCGGATACGAATCAGCTAGCGATACCCCGCTAAATTTGATAGAGCTCTCAAGAGCTCGAAAACCACCTATCAAGCTGGACGATAAGGACATCCTCGTCTTGAAGGAATTGGAGGATCGAGGTAAGATCTCTAGAGATGGTATGAGGAGCATGGGTATACCTAATCCAGCTGAGAGGTTCGCTAAGTACAGGAAGGCGGGTATAGTGATCAAAGGTTACTTCCCAACCGGTCTGGGGTTGGGAGAAGGGGTGGTAATGAGGATCGACGCACCCTTCAAGGATTTCCTCAGGGTAAAGAGAGCCCTCTCGAGCGTCTCATCCGTCGTACTCTCCTTCACGGAGGGTGAGCTTCACGGAATAACGGGAGTGGCTTTCCTGAGCGGGAGTATGGTCGGGCCGTTCGTTAGAGCCCTGAAGACGATATTCGGAAGCAAGCTTGAGAGAGTGGAGCTCGCCTCCTCCCTAGGACCTTCCAGTTGGCAGGTGCCCGTGGAACTCTGGAACGTCGAGGAACAGAGGTTCGAGATGGATTTAGGGGAGTTCAAAAGGGCTTTCTCCGGGAGATTGAGACGTTAGCTCTGTATTCACTATCGATCGAATATCTGGCTCCCATCCATTTCCCGAAGATCCTAGTTACTTCCCCAACGACCCTCCTCTCCGACTCGCGACTGGTACCCCCCAGGTGAGGCGTCACCACGACGTTATCGAGCTCCAATAACCTCTCGAAAGCGGCATCCCCGAACGGGGGTTCCCTTGGGAAAACGTCTAAGCCCAGTCCACCTAACTTCCCGGACTCAAGCGCCTCCAGAGCGGCTTCTAAATCCAATAGCTCCCCTCTACCCACGTTTATCAGGATAGCTCCATCCCTCATCATCGAAAGCTCCCTCCTCCCGATGAGTCCCCTGGTCTCCTCCGTTAACGGAGAGGCTAGTATGATGACATCGCTCTCCATAAGCACTCTCTCGAGGCCGATCCCTCCCACTTTGTACTTATCGTAGTAATCGACGTGCATCCCTATGCTCCTTAAGAGTTCAGCTATCTCGCTACCGACGATCCCCATTGAGATAACTCCGGCTCTCTTACCAGCCAACTCGAAGCACTTCACCCTCCCCTTGGCCCACGAGCGTTCCCTCATCATCCTATCGGAGGAACATATCCCCCTGCTCAAGCTCAGTACCATGCCCAGAGCTAGCTCGGCAACAGCCCTAGCCCTAACAGGGGCTCTTTCGACGATGATAGCCCTCCTCCTGACTTCCTCCATATCTATGTGATCGAGGCCGTGAGTCGCCGTTACTATAAGCTTCAGCATGGGTGCTTCAGCGAGCTCCTCGCTCCCGATCTTCTTATCCGTTCTTACAACTAGAGCGGTAGCCTCTCCCATCCTGTTCCAATTCCTACTAACCTCTCCGTAGGCTTCTAGCCTAGCATCAAGCTCTCTGGGGAGATTGTCGGCTATCAGTATGAGCTCATCGTCAGGCCAGTCCACCAGAACCCTGTCTCCGGGGAGGTACTGGCTGACACCCCTCATCCCCGTGTTGACATCCGATACTATCGCTAACCTATCCTTCATCACCAAGCTCAGCCTCATTGCAGCATTGACAGCCGATCCGAAGTCATCGTATGGGTTTTTGAGCTCCGAGAGATACCCTTGCCTGAAGAAAGGATTAGATGCAAGCGTTAAGTTAGCCCCAGTCAGAGCTGAGGCTGTTGGGGCGAGCCCCCATCCTACCGCGGCTA
This is a stretch of genomic DNA from Candidatus Korarchaeum sp.. It encodes these proteins:
- a CDS encoding argininosuccinate synthase, whose amino-acid sequence is MPPLSESVSKVVLAYSGGLDTTVAIRWFSENGADVITFTAELGQGAELEEIEKRAYEAGAVKHYSLDLVDEFAQFYVAPAILANAMYEDEYPVSSSLSRPLIASKLVEIAEKEGADAVAHGCTSKGNDQVRFDITVRSLNPRLKVIAPTRIWRTTRHQELEYAKSKGLRVPESHRKYSIDSNIWGRSIESGPLEDPWSEPPEDAFEWTVPPERAPDEPEYVTLEFDRGIPVALNGERMRLSELILRLNSIAGRHGIGRIDHMESRIVGFKSREVYEAPAAVTIVKAHRDLEKAVLTRRELQFKSLADREWTNLVYEGLWGEPLRESLQKLIETMNEYVCGEVRLKLFKGSLSVVGRRSEYALYDVSIAGYDEGWYPTDEEARGFIQAWGLYAVTSRTVRRDVQEAGVRGAGRLVA
- a CDS encoding asparagine synthetase A, with protein sequence MLSESTIVTDPERVCELISHPVIQEIYGLRQRVARSIRDFLDGEGFLEFDPIMIAPSTDPGIRGAMQFSFDYYGREYKITTSGIMYKQILASLTDGGKIYFFYPNVRGEPPEAMHTGRHLAEFVQVDLEMRDADHFEAMSLAERILKRVFDDLKSFESSLRRIWDFFGSERRALPDLRIPIERITHKEAIDLCIEYSKDEKVLSTLRKRFGVDRPERRLSVEGEIPWEWEWFLSRMFKAPFFIYDYPKSSRGFYDREYPDKRGILMDFDLLVPEGHGEIASGGAREYEAERIRRRILETGEDPEKYAWFIDLMGKFGKPSAGFGIGLERLLKYICDAPHVLFVRPFPRVPGVHAP
- a CDS encoding radical SAM protein is translated as MRVALVVPPARSSIKDVLGINGIPLGLAYLASIAREEGHDVAIFDFPSLNSDTDSARSLLRGFDPDVVGVSSTTPAIYDAYEVARISKELNENAVVMIGGPHATFLPSYTLRSCPFIDIVIRGEGEESFRESLRVLERSDFDLNSLKGVRGISYREPSGGIRHNPPRQLVRDLDALPMPAYDLIDWDLYRIGKLRYGVMMTSRGCPFNCIFCSSSLQFGKLWRAHSVDRVMEELRILREDFGIREIEFLDDTFTLNRRRAREICERIVREGIDLSWSASSRVNTFDKDIAGAMRAAGAHAVYFGIESGTQKVLDFIGKGIRLSQAIDAVKTAATCGLKALGSFVIGFPIETEEDVKRTIGFAKELNVDYAQFTVATPYPGTKLWDFAIKNKLLTTLNWRLYTTVNVVMRGLYLTANQIQSMLTRAYLTFYLRPSYLLRDLSKFRGSLVRRALPSILRSLWELIRGGRKESPGESPDVSELVEDAPTTI
- a CDS encoding site-specific integrase, with the translated sequence MEEFIEAALAGLSQSSKRKYRVVFSSFLNMVPLSEAKPIHVRIWASRRESTVSRKTLKQQLYMLSRLFKVAGRKDLSDEARSLAKEIRSPAPPPKVDESLIRTYSEIDDIVAKARPLVRAAIMMLAETGMRVGELVSLRWDDLDLSGRRAIVKGKGDKSRYVYFTERTERFLRELERRDERVFPVSDRTVRRWVTHLLRTHPHAVRHAFAVWFLSRGGSPRVLQHILGHSNLRTTEVYLDISQSLVEREYRLVVQGYNQKA
- a CDS encoding flavin reductase family protein; its protein translation is MMIEVKKFYLLLHPRPAYVVGSGKWGERVNFMAASWVSPVGEEPPSVMVALGTETLTLELIEKYGDFSVNVVPVSSLDKLYYVGSRSGREEDKSSVFEAIRGERIGAPVIKEAIGVLECKLVRELELGDVKLILGEVMSARADGKFFNERSGWNFREVNLPLHNWGKGFFQVGSYLKAK
- a CDS encoding TlpA disulfide reductase family protein; translated protein: MRRIVLMLVLLTISPLTLLAIDFEANTYEGGTFSLSELRGKVVVIVVAQTTCPHCKEFLPALSRAWRSDSELLSGKYVVAVVMLDPAHPLSNTGRAEDKRAFEGASPPEGWILLPEAWHAIEAFGIKYTASVVIVDQRGDLVEVVDPRRHPKVDEMVSYTITKVKEVGSRTPVLKLKLQAPRVAVVGDAVTLTGEVQPPSVGVDISLTKPNGEELVLRPRVVGNGEFSLSFTPDSEGTWIVRASADSEVREARIMVIPNKPRGIENYDVLYGRNDERAGRVISQRARKAESLPKDNVVLLGGPKANNLVIEFNSIAGVSMFLRGSEARLFVKSKEYNLTVKFGREDYAVVYWLRWEGRFVVVGEGFTRFGTLAASMFIRTNQLEDQLYLIHWIDSNGNGDVELSEIEVIMRLDRI
- a CDS encoding NAD(P)-dependent oxidoreductase — protein: MSAFRTSRVVSFGVECAYSWRACLDRLSNLLLGLREEEFYELARPSSGLDWIGEYRGKWTLAAVGWGLAPTASALTGANLTLASNPFFRQGYLSELKNPYDDFGSAVNAAMRLSLVMKDRLAIVSDVNTGMRGVSQYLPGDRVLVDWPDDELILIADNLPRELDARLEAYGEVSRNWNRMGEATALVVRTDKKIGSEELAEAPMLKLIVTATHGLDHIDMEEVRRRAIIVERAPVRARAVAELALGMVLSLSRGICSSDRMMRERSWAKGRVKCFELAGKRAGVISMGIVGSEIAELLRSIGMHVDYYDKYKVGGIGLERVLMESDVIILASPLTEETRGLIGRRELSMMRDGAILINVGRGELLDLEAALEALESGKLGGLGLDVFPREPPFGDAAFERLLELDNVVVTPHLGGTSRESERRVVGEVTRIFGKWMGARYSIDSEYRANVSISRRKPF